The Streptococcus pantholopis genome has a segment encoding these proteins:
- a CDS encoding HAD family hydrolase, translating to MIKAIIFDMDGVIVDTEYLDFQLQSAYIKSLSSFPEQLTHDDFSHLVGRSGQDLLARIKALTKTHLTFDDIEQGLRRIEQKKYHPAAYLPLFRTDITAILQYAKAQHISLAVASSTQKSYLLDILKNCGIKEAFDLVVSGEDFPKSKPDPAIYQFVLNYFDLFPSQALVVEDSPSGIKAAKSAGIYTIAYEEKRMAVDQSQADTKARDMKEVLDLIKQRNSQE from the coding sequence ATGATAAAAGCTATTATTTTTGACATGGATGGGGTCATTGTTGATACGGAATATTTGGATTTTCAGCTTCAGAGCGCTTATATTAAATCTCTTTCCTCATTTCCTGAGCAATTGACTCATGACGATTTTTCTCATTTAGTCGGACGTTCTGGGCAGGATTTACTGGCTCGGATCAAGGCACTTACCAAGACGCATCTGACTTTTGATGATATTGAACAGGGGCTCAGAAGGATTGAGCAGAAAAAATATCATCCCGCTGCCTACCTGCCTTTGTTTAGAACAGACATCACAGCAATTTTACAGTACGCCAAAGCACAGCATATATCGCTTGCGGTTGCTTCATCAACGCAGAAATCATATCTTTTAGATATTTTGAAAAACTGCGGGATTAAAGAGGCCTTTGATTTAGTTGTCAGCGGTGAAGATTTTCCCAAAAGCAAGCCCGATCCAGCTATTTATCAGTTTGTCTTAAACTATTTTGATTTATTTCCTTCTCAAGCGCTGGTAGTGGAGGACTCGCCTTCCGGAATTAAAGCGGCTAAAAGCGCTGGGATTTATACAATTGCTTATGAAGAAAAAAGAATGGCTGTTGACCAGTCTCAAGCCGATACAAAGGCCAGAGATATGAAAGAAGTTCTAGACCTGATTAAGCAGAGAAATTCCCAGGAGTAA